Proteins found in one Flexistipes sp. genomic segment:
- a CDS encoding ATP-binding protein has product MYRILYAEDNFENYKLVEFVLKKNGFDVKNAVDGLDVIDKVESYKPHLIIMDIDLPNLMGYEVTSWLKSKEEYKDIPVVALTADYSGNYEVVSRISGCAAYYSKPVDPVSFAREIKKFIETGQKNPDTKPLSEQMSKSLENKARQVHDLNKQLKEYENRFSGILSKLSDIIVITDRDFNITYYNSSAIEKEAFRERYISGMNFFELFSCVGMNTEELGKKLEENGKLSNIDIELQSVGGTGSFFLANFDMTDDEVVISLREVSSDVKNFNTMDQVDKMAGLGVITSGIIHEINNPLTAIKTYLEVLKMKTNDETLKGVVEKIDTGFQTIEKLTNSLLEFAKPSREKPYPININNIVKEVMSFSEYEIRRGNVKINFDMQDDIPVFKGTKSQIEQVVLNLLINANHAVSKSENPEITIKTYEEDSCTVFEVSDNGPGIREDIKNRIFEPFFTTKGKDKATGLGLTMVKQIVERHNGTLDFTSDDKGTNFIIKFEKE; this is encoded by the coding sequence ATGTACAGAATTCTTTATGCTGAAGACAATTTTGAGAACTACAAACTTGTGGAGTTTGTTCTTAAAAAAAATGGGTTCGATGTGAAAAACGCAGTGGACGGTTTGGATGTTATAGATAAAGTAGAGAGCTATAAACCTCATTTGATCATTATGGATATAGATCTTCCCAATCTTATGGGCTACGAGGTGACCTCCTGGTTAAAATCGAAAGAGGAGTATAAAGATATTCCCGTGGTTGCTCTTACAGCGGATTATTCAGGTAATTATGAAGTTGTTTCGAGGATATCCGGATGCGCTGCATATTATTCAAAACCGGTTGATCCTGTTTCTTTTGCCAGAGAAATCAAAAAATTTATAGAAACAGGTCAAAAAAACCCCGATACAAAACCTTTATCAGAGCAAATGTCAAAATCCCTTGAAAACAAAGCAAGGCAGGTACATGACCTTAATAAGCAGTTAAAAGAGTATGAAAATAGGTTCTCAGGCATACTGTCTAAACTTTCGGATATTATTGTAATAACTGACAGAGATTTTAATATCACTTATTATAACAGCAGTGCTATTGAAAAGGAAGCTTTCAGAGAACGTTACATATCCGGGATGAATTTTTTTGAATTATTCAGCTGCGTTGGTATGAATACTGAAGAATTAGGAAAAAAGCTGGAAGAAAATGGAAAACTGTCAAATATCGATATAGAGCTCCAATCTGTGGGCGGAACCGGCAGTTTTTTCCTGGCAAATTTTGACATGACAGATGATGAGGTTGTGATTTCACTGAGAGAGGTAAGCAGTGATGTGAAAAATTTTAATACTATGGATCAAGTGGATAAAATGGCAGGTTTGGGGGTGATTACATCCGGCATCATACATGAGATTAATAATCCTTTGACAGCTATTAAAACATATTTGGAAGTTTTAAAGATGAAAACAAACGATGAAACTTTGAAAGGTGTGGTTGAAAAAATTGACACGGGATTTCAAACTATAGAGAAATTAACGAACAGTCTTTTGGAGTTTGCAAAACCTTCCAGAGAAAAACCTTATCCTATAAATATCAACAATATTGTTAAAGAGGTAATGAGTTTCAGTGAATATGAAATCAGGCGGGGTAATGTTAAAATAAATTTTGATATGCAGGATGATATCCCTGTTTTTAAAGGCACTAAATCACAAATTGAGCAGGTTGTTTTAAATTTGCTTATAAATGCAAATCATGCTGTCTCTAAAAGTGAAAACCCCGAAATCACCATTAAAACTTATGAGGAAGACAGTTGTACAGTTTTTGAGGTTTCAGACAACGGACCGGGAATAAGAGAAGATATAAAAAATAGAATTTTTGAGCCTTTTTTTACCACAAAGGGCAAAGACAAAGCAACCGGGCTCGGATTAACAATGGTTAAGCAAATCGTGGAGAGACACAATGGAACTCTTGACTTTACTTCTGACGATAAAGGGACTAATTTTATTATAAAGTTTGAAAAGGAATAG
- the pyrE gene encoding orotate phosphoribosyltransferase — MTDKEIIEIYKKHDALLKGHFLLSSGLHSDMYLQSALVMQYPVIAESIINELVKKVYYMNFTTVVSPAIGGIRFGYELARLLKKRSVFTERTNGQMSFRRGFSLQEGESVLVAEDVVTTGKSTKECIKVVEDTGAKVVGVTSLIDRSGGDVDFGVPFIPLITVEVNTYEPGECPLCKEGIPLTKPGSREFV; from the coding sequence ATGACTGACAAGGAAATTATCGAGATCTACAAAAAACACGATGCACTGCTAAAAGGGCATTTTCTGCTTTCATCCGGACTGCACAGCGACATGTATCTCCAGTCGGCACTTGTCATGCAGTATCCGGTTATTGCCGAAAGTATAATAAACGAATTGGTGAAGAAAGTTTATTATATGAATTTTACAACGGTTGTCAGCCCGGCAATCGGAGGAATAAGGTTCGGATATGAGCTGGCAAGGTTATTGAAAAAACGCTCTGTTTTTACTGAAAGGACAAACGGACAGATGAGTTTCAGAAGAGGTTTTTCATTGCAGGAAGGTGAGTCAGTTCTTGTGGCCGAAGATGTTGTTACAACCGGAAAATCCACAAAAGAATGTATAAAAGTTGTAGAAGATACCGGTGCAAAAGTTGTGGGTGTTACTTCCCTGATCGACAGAAGCGGTGGAGATGTGGATTTCGGAGTTCCTTTTATCCCGTTAATAACAGTGGAAGTCAACACATACGAGCCGGGAGAATGCCCTTTATGTAAAGAAGGTATCCCTTTGACAAAACCAGGGAGCAGGGAATTTGTCTGA
- the pyrF gene encoding orotidine-5'-phosphate decarboxylase, whose amino-acid sequence MDTKIIVALDFPDYSKAADLVTDLSGTVDFYKVGLESFISCGEKLIHFLKSNGKKVFLDLKFHDIPNTVASASLACLKYDIDMLNVHAQGGSQMMSIVSSEIENYCSRHNLQKPYLIAVTLLTSLSDDHLKEYKINAKNTLEYVVDLAKITQRNGFDGVVASAREVSAIKNTLGNYFLTVTPGIRPAWAAKNDQQRVVTPSEASKLGCDYIVIGRPITASKKPYEAAEKILEELND is encoded by the coding sequence TTGGACACCAAGATTATTGTTGCGCTTGATTTTCCGGATTATTCAAAAGCTGCAGATCTTGTGACGGATCTCTCTGGTACCGTGGATTTTTATAAAGTGGGACTGGAATCTTTTATAAGCTGCGGAGAAAAACTGATACATTTTCTGAAATCCAACGGCAAAAAAGTTTTTCTGGATCTCAAGTTTCACGATATACCCAACACCGTTGCCTCTGCAAGCCTTGCATGTCTTAAGTATGATATTGATATGCTCAATGTTCATGCCCAGGGGGGCAGTCAGATGATGAGTATCGTAAGCTCCGAAATAGAGAATTATTGCAGCAGACATAATTTGCAAAAGCCTTATCTGATAGCAGTGACTCTGTTAACTTCATTAAGCGACGATCATTTAAAAGAATATAAAATTAATGCGAAAAACACGCTGGAATATGTGGTTGATCTGGCGAAAATTACACAGAGAAACGGCTTTGACGGTGTGGTCGCTTCAGCCAGAGAGGTTTCTGCTATTAAAAATACTTTGGGGAATTATTTTTTAACTGTTACTCCCGGCATCAGACCGGCATGGGCAGCGAAGAACGATCAACAGCGTGTTGTGACACCTTCTGAAGCAAGCAAGCTTGGCTGTGATTATATAGTTATAGGAAGACCTATTACTGCAAGTAAAAAACCTTATGAAGCTGCGGAAAAAATATTGGAGGAATTAAATGACTGA